From Nitrospinota bacterium, the proteins below share one genomic window:
- a CDS encoding aminomethyl-transferring glycine dehydrogenase subunit GcvPA, protein MRYIPHTEQDIRLMLAEIGVQNIDTLFDSIPDSLKLGDNLLGLPESLSESDLTNYLKRLQKKNTTPENHSVFLGAGAYHHFSPILIDHLISRGEFATSYTPYQPEVSQGTLQAIYEFQTMICLLTGMEIANASMYDGASSLAEAVVMSNRVNRRTEFLVSRGVHPEYRKVAETYTRGSNFDLKEIPFDEKGKTDVSAIIEKLSDNTSAVVLQSPNFLGVVEEYASLKEKLAENGTLLIVVVAEAVSLGILQSPGSHGADIVVGEGQSLGLSVSYGGPYVGFFATREKFLRQMPGRLAGETVDQNGKQAYVLTLSTREQHIRRERATSNICTNQGLCALATAIFMSTLGKQGFRELAVLNLRKADYLKNRLAHVPNFNIRFSADTFNEFVIECPRPVEEILTSLKQEGIIGGYPLKSYYPDLENCLLVCVTELNTREEMDRLADKLENC, encoded by the coding sequence ATGAGGTATATCCCCCATACAGAGCAAGATATAAGGCTGATGCTCGCAGAGATTGGCGTGCAAAATATTGATACTCTATTCGATAGTATTCCTGATTCCTTGAAATTGGGAGATAACTTGCTGGGTCTGCCTGAGAGCCTTTCCGAAAGCGATTTAACAAATTACCTGAAACGGCTGCAAAAAAAAAATACCACTCCTGAAAATCACTCCGTTTTTCTGGGAGCTGGAGCATACCACCATTTTTCGCCTATATTGATTGACCACCTGATTTCTCGGGGCGAATTTGCGACCAGTTACACACCCTACCAGCCTGAAGTCAGTCAAGGGACTCTTCAAGCCATTTATGAGTTTCAGACAATGATCTGCCTGTTGACCGGGATGGAAATCGCAAATGCTTCCATGTATGACGGGGCATCCTCTCTTGCGGAGGCTGTGGTGATGTCTAACCGTGTTAACCGCCGAACGGAATTTCTTGTTTCACGCGGGGTTCACCCTGAATACCGGAAAGTTGCCGAAACCTACACAAGAGGAAGTAATTTTGACCTTAAAGAAATCCCTTTTGACGAAAAAGGGAAAACAGACGTTTCAGCGATTATTGAAAAATTGTCTGATAATACCTCCGCCGTTGTTCTTCAATCGCCAAACTTTCTGGGAGTGGTGGAAGAGTACGCCTCATTAAAGGAAAAGCTGGCGGAAAATGGAACTCTTTTAATCGTTGTAGTGGCAGAAGCGGTTTCTTTAGGTATATTGCAGTCACCAGGATCTCATGGTGCGGATATCGTTGTGGGAGAAGGACAATCCCTTGGTTTGTCGGTTTCTTATGGTGGACCATACGTTGGGTTTTTTGCGACACGGGAAAAGTTCTTAAGGCAGATGCCTGGTCGTCTGGCAGGTGAAACCGTGGACCAGAACGGGAAACAGGCATATGTCCTGACTCTGTCTACAAGGGAACAGCACATCCGCCGCGAAAGGGCCACCTCTAATATATGTACCAACCAGGGGCTGTGCGCACTGGCAACCGCTATCTTCATGTCAACTCTGGGGAAACAGGGGTTTCGTGAACTGGCTGTCCTGAACTTGAGAAAGGCAGACTATTTAAAAAACCGGCTGGCACATGTCCCAAATTTCAATATTCGTTTTTCCGCTGATACATTTAATGAGTTTGTCATCGAATGCCCTCGGCCCGTGGAGGAAATTTTAACTTCTTTGAAACAAGAAGGCATCATTGGTGGTTATCCCCTTAAATCCTATTACCCGGATCTGGAAAATTGCCTGCTGGTTTGTGTGACTGAACTGAACACCCGCGAAGAAATGGATCGTCTGGCAGATAAACTGGAAAATTGTTAG
- a CDS encoding dihydrolipoyl dehydrogenase, giving the protein KKQVRAQVILQALGRRPNIDGLQLESAQVETLKGRIPVDSEMSTNQPHIFAVGDVNGIHEVVHIAIQQGEVAGYNAVNSANKREMDERLKASVVFTDPAVASVGLSEKECKANNIAYLSASYPFDDHGKSICLGETHGHVKLLCDPVSGEVLGGHIVGPEAGELIHELITLMHFRGTVKDLATIPHYHPTLAEILTYPAEELLEQLSSD; this is encoded by the coding sequence AAAAAGCAGGTTCGCGCCCAAGTCATCCTGCAGGCTTTGGGGAGAAGGCCCAATATAGATGGTCTTCAACTGGAATCTGCTCAAGTTGAAACCCTGAAAGGTAGAATTCCGGTAGACTCTGAAATGAGCACCAATCAACCCCATATCTTTGCTGTGGGTGACGTGAATGGAATTCATGAAGTGGTGCATATCGCCATCCAGCAGGGAGAAGTGGCCGGTTATAACGCTGTGAATTCTGCGAACAAGCGCGAGATGGATGAACGCCTTAAAGCCTCAGTGGTTTTTACTGACCCGGCAGTTGCCAGCGTTGGTTTGAGTGAAAAGGAGTGCAAAGCAAATAACATCGCTTATTTATCCGCATCATATCCTTTCGATGACCATGGCAAGTCAATTTGCCTGGGAGAAACTCATGGGCATGTAAAATTACTTTGCGATCCTGTTTCGGGAGAAGTTCTGGGAGGTCATATTGTTGGACCGGAAGCGGGGGAACTGATACACGAACTCATTACCCTCATGCATTTTCGAGGTACGGTGAAAGACCTGGCAACGATACCGCATTACCACCCCACCCTTGCGGAAATCCTTACCTACCCTGCGGAAGAACTGCTTGAACAGTTATCCAGCGACTAA
- a CDS encoding dihydrolipoyl dehydrogenase, whose translation MDFDVAIIGGGSAGYASASTAQSLGARVAIVDPGPLGGLCILKGCMPTKTILRSSDIMSLMRRAEEFGLQPAIPNARLSAINDRKNKIIKDFADYRIGQLNNPRFTLFQEKAAFISPHEISIGNQTLKAKSFIIATGSVIADYPIPGLEETGFITSDDVLDMREAPESIIVMGAGAVAVELAQFLLRIGVKVTLLQRSPHILSKGDEDLARPVESRFREEGMELYTGTKILQAEKAAEGALVSFEHEGQKKQVRAQVILQALGRRPNIDGLQLESAQVETLKGRIPVDSEM comes from the coding sequence ATGGACTTCGATGTCGCGATCATAGGCGGAGGGTCTGCGGGCTATGCTTCAGCCTCTACCGCCCAGTCGCTGGGCGCCCGGGTTGCCATTGTTGACCCGGGTCCTTTAGGCGGATTATGCATCCTCAAGGGTTGCATGCCGACTAAAACGATCCTGCGTTCTTCAGATATCATGTCGCTGATGCGCCGTGCTGAAGAGTTCGGCTTACAGCCTGCTATCCCAAATGCCAGGCTTTCCGCCATCAATGATCGAAAAAATAAAATCATTAAAGATTTTGCTGACTACCGTATTGGGCAGTTGAACAACCCCCGCTTCACCCTCTTCCAGGAAAAAGCGGCGTTCATCTCACCCCATGAAATTTCCATCGGAAACCAAACCCTCAAGGCAAAGTCGTTCATCATCGCCACCGGCTCCGTTATAGCAGACTACCCGATACCTGGACTGGAAGAGACGGGGTTCATCACCAGCGATGATGTTTTAGACATGCGCGAAGCTCCAGAGTCGATCATTGTAATGGGCGCGGGAGCGGTAGCCGTGGAACTGGCCCAGTTTTTATTACGGATAGGTGTCAAAGTTACGCTGTTGCAGCGAAGCCCTCATATTCTATCAAAAGGGGATGAAGACCTGGCACGACCGGTTGAATCCAGGTTTCGTGAAGAAGGCATGGAGCTTTATACCGGCACAAAAATTCTTCAGGCGGAAAAAGCAGCAGAAGGTGCATTGGTTTCTTTCGAGCATGAAGGACAAAAAAAGCAGGTTCGCGCCCAAGTCATCCTGCAGGCTTTGGGGAGAAGGCCCAATATAGATGGTCTTCAACTGGAATCTGCTCAAGTTGAAACCCTGAAAGGTAGAATTCCGGTAGACTCTGAAATGAT
- a CDS encoding tetratricopeptide repeat protein — MSSEQQTEKTAEEYFKDGLAFSKLGDDRRTFESYKKCIELDPDHFLAHFNIGIRYGKLRMNLEASKSFREALRLKPEAPMVHYSLAVVSNLIGEMDEAFKHYKEALRINPDFGRAHSNIAMLYYGIKSGKETIHHLARAAELFKETGDEFMEKNARDLIEECGREFNLTPEDCKTL, encoded by the coding sequence ATGTCGTCAGAACAACAAACAGAAAAAACCGCGGAAGAATATTTCAAAGATGGCCTGGCATTCAGCAAGCTCGGGGATGACCGCAGAACTTTTGAATCCTATAAAAAATGTATTGAGCTGGATCCGGATCATTTTCTGGCCCATTTCAATATTGGGATACGCTACGGGAAACTGCGCATGAATCTTGAGGCCAGTAAATCCTTTCGGGAAGCATTGCGCCTGAAACCGGAAGCCCCGATGGTCCATTACAGCCTGGCTGTTGTCAGCAATCTTATTGGTGAGATGGATGAGGCATTCAAACATTATAAAGAGGCCTTGCGTATCAACCCTGATTTTGGCAGGGCCCACAGCAATATTGCCATGCTCTATTATGGGATCAAGTCCGGCAAGGAGACCATTCACCATCTTGCCAGAGCCGCGGAGCTCTTCAAAGAAACCGGCGATGAGTTTATGGAAAAAAATGCCCGAGACCTCATTGAGGAATGCGGAAGAGAATTTAATCTGACCCCTGAAGACTGCAAAACCCTCTGA
- a CDS encoding cupin domain-containing protein, with translation MSLDLNKKVVTVRPDESIATKQNLPYYVGISTETAGAVGLSMNLVVIPPGGSPKAHYHKDFETAIYLLKGRVETRFGENLKESVINEEGDFVFIPPGVPHKPVNLSDNEPALAIVSRNDPNEHENVVPYDS, from the coding sequence ATGAGTTTGGACTTAAATAAAAAAGTGGTGACCGTGAGGCCGGATGAATCCATAGCGACAAAACAAAACCTTCCCTACTATGTCGGTATTTCCACTGAAACAGCAGGAGCGGTTGGACTTTCAATGAACCTGGTGGTCATTCCTCCGGGTGGTTCCCCAAAAGCGCATTACCATAAAGATTTTGAGACGGCGATCTATTTGCTTAAGGGCAGAGTGGAAACCCGTTTTGGAGAAAACCTGAAAGAATCGGTCATCAACGAAGAAGGCGACTTTGTTTTCATTCCCCCCGGGGTACCGCATAAACCGGTGAATTTGTCGGACAATGAACCGGCCCTGGCCATTGTTTCACGCAATGACCCCAATGAACACGAGAATGTTGTGCCCTACGACTCCTGA
- a CDS encoding sigma-54-dependent Fis family transcriptional regulator codes for MSAKFDTESLGIVGESPQIREVFDIVSRAAASQSTVMIYGESGTGKELIARALHLNSPRASKPFIAVNCAAIPHDLLESELFGYEKGAFTGAVNTRIGRMELANQGTIFLDEIGDMPPTLQVKLLRVLAEREIDRIGSTKSTPIDIRVITATHQNLETAIEEGRFREDLYYRLNIIPLNLPPLRERKTDIPLLANHFLKQFNGSGSQKTIGDEAMNVLVNYTWPGNIRELANFVERMTVLSVGSTITPRDLPEKVLGEVPKDKWVPLEKGPEPEGNPAQILQQSLKQSFHVGIPDEGINLKKLVEDFEKELLVEALEKTGWVKNKAAALLNLNRTTLVEKLKKLKITNPPA; via the coding sequence ATGAGCGCAAAATTCGACACAGAAAGTCTGGGGATTGTTGGAGAAAGCCCGCAAATTCGTGAGGTTTTTGACATAGTTTCCCGTGCGGCGGCCTCTCAAAGCACTGTTATGATTTATGGTGAAAGTGGAACGGGGAAAGAGCTGATTGCCAGGGCGTTGCACCTGAACAGTCCTCGAGCATCGAAACCGTTCATAGCCGTCAACTGCGCCGCAATTCCTCACGATTTATTAGAGAGTGAGCTATTTGGATATGAAAAAGGTGCGTTCACAGGGGCGGTGAATACTCGTATTGGCAGGATGGAACTGGCTAATCAAGGAACCATTTTCCTCGATGAAATAGGTGATATGCCGCCGACCTTGCAGGTGAAGTTGTTGAGGGTCCTGGCGGAAAGGGAAATTGACCGGATAGGCAGCACCAAATCCACGCCGATCGATATCCGTGTGATTACAGCCACACACCAGAACCTGGAAACGGCTATCGAGGAAGGCCGGTTCCGGGAGGACCTGTATTACAGGCTCAATATTATTCCTCTAAACCTTCCTCCTTTAAGGGAGCGGAAAACAGACATACCGCTTCTGGCCAACCACTTTCTGAAGCAGTTCAATGGATCAGGTAGTCAGAAGACCATTGGCGATGAGGCGATGAATGTATTGGTCAACTACACCTGGCCGGGAAACATTCGTGAGTTGGCCAACTTCGTTGAACGTATGACTGTGTTGAGCGTTGGGTCCACTATCACTCCGAGGGATTTACCGGAAAAAGTGTTGGGTGAAGTCCCAAAAGATAAATGGGTTCCTCTTGAAAAAGGACCTGAGCCTGAGGGAAATCCCGCCCAGATTCTGCAACAGTCCTTAAAGCAATCCTTTCATGTCGGCATTCCTGATGAAGGCATCAACCTGAAAAAACTTGTAGAAGATTTCGAGAAAGAGCTTCTTGTCGAAGCACTGGAAAAAACCGGTTGGGTTAAAAACAAGGCCGCGGCTTTATTGAATCTCAACCGTACCACCCTGGTTGAAAAACTCAAAAAACTGAAAATCACCAACCCGCCGGCGTAA
- the fliD gene encoding flagellar filament capping protein FliD, producing MVQVLNNVNSTFFPLNSTRSTSNDLNIRLARDTINQSGSPTEIKREILFDSVFINKRKVPHLEATGPLAAFRVVDAISLLSRQSDIRKVPIVEDLVKNERFTQVKLRQLGDLSISLKNLDQTVANLLEDDALNPKSASSSRSELVQAVAGKDAPQDKFRVTPVRLSQAAVLASDEQSTPLGALGLTGSFFINGTKITVEATDSIFELKNKINFGEDLNRNGILDKSEDFNNNGTLDVIQTENLEFVPAVFVAEDLDGDGEIDPDEDANNNEQLDGGSKESKVLALIQDNRLFLVGLAGGSTSIDLRDDDNVLLSLGFFELNIKGFPVQKEFQFDSEDLTTNLIQEPQTATIELNGKKIPGDRNVFTGVIEDIDLDIKRTSQKVAQINISIDAATFFSQIKTLVDQFNNSITKINDLLGVSPTFKRDGDIQDIRNDLTFRPQARVRELDQRNESIDTLRGRPGNPFATGITVSNTEKNSAQEVAVASAAQAIKSGIVRGFQSGGDNLLRRLGAIGIRTLSDNTFELDEREFRRGLNSNTTEVFDLFTNPETGILPNLAEQLEIILRDELGELAFEETEVKVESNSPRFLAEKFRKLTENTNLGSTVQTLITVV from the coding sequence ATCGTGCAGGTCCTCAATAACGTCAATTCCACGTTTTTCCCTCTCAATTCCACCCGTTCGACCAGTAATGACCTGAATATTCGTCTTGCCCGAGACACCATAAACCAGTCTGGCAGCCCCACGGAAATTAAACGGGAAATCCTGTTTGATTCTGTTTTTATCAATAAAAGGAAGGTCCCGCATTTGGAGGCAACGGGCCCTCTGGCTGCTTTTCGTGTTGTAGATGCTATTTCTTTGCTGTCACGCCAGTCTGATATCAGAAAAGTCCCGATCGTGGAAGATCTGGTAAAAAATGAGAGATTTACCCAGGTCAAACTTCGACAACTGGGCGACCTTTCCATTTCCCTGAAAAACCTTGACCAGACAGTTGCCAATTTACTTGAAGACGATGCGCTGAATCCCAAGAGTGCATCTTCCAGCCGGTCAGAACTGGTACAGGCTGTGGCAGGAAAAGATGCACCGCAGGATAAATTTCGGGTTACTCCGGTTAGGTTGTCGCAGGCTGCGGTCCTGGCTTCCGATGAACAATCCACTCCTCTTGGTGCCCTGGGCCTGACAGGCAGTTTCTTCATCAATGGCACAAAAATTACAGTTGAAGCCACCGATTCAATATTTGAACTGAAAAATAAAATCAATTTTGGAGAAGACCTGAACCGAAACGGGATTCTTGATAAATCTGAAGATTTCAACAACAACGGAACCTTGGATGTCATTCAAACGGAGAATCTAGAATTTGTGCCAGCGGTTTTCGTCGCAGAAGACCTGGATGGTGATGGTGAGATTGACCCGGATGAGGATGCAAACAACAACGAACAACTGGATGGCGGAAGCAAGGAATCAAAAGTTTTAGCATTGATTCAAGATAACCGGTTGTTTCTGGTTGGGCTTGCAGGGGGGAGCACTTCTATAGACTTAAGGGATGACGATAATGTGCTTTTGAGTCTCGGCTTCTTTGAATTAAACATTAAAGGTTTCCCGGTTCAGAAAGAGTTTCAGTTTGATTCTGAAGATTTGACAACCAACCTGATTCAGGAACCTCAAACCGCGACAATTGAATTGAACGGGAAGAAAATACCCGGCGACAGGAACGTTTTTACAGGTGTGATTGAAGATATTGACCTGGATATTAAACGCACTTCACAAAAGGTCGCCCAGATAAATATTTCCATCGATGCCGCAACGTTTTTCTCACAGATTAAAACTCTCGTTGATCAATTCAATAACTCTATAACAAAAATTAATGACCTTCTTGGAGTCTCCCCGACTTTTAAACGTGATGGAGACATTCAGGATATTCGTAATGACCTCACTTTTAGACCTCAGGCGAGAGTGCGTGAGTTGGATCAACGTAATGAAAGTATAGACACCTTGAGAGGACGGCCGGGGAATCCTTTCGCGACAGGCATTACGGTATCCAATACTGAAAAAAACAGTGCGCAGGAAGTCGCCGTCGCTTCTGCGGCCCAGGCCATTAAAAGTGGAATTGTAAGGGGCTTCCAAAGTGGAGGTGACAATCTTTTGAGAAGGCTGGGCGCGATTGGTATCCGCACTCTTTCTGACAATACTTTTGAATTGGATGAAAGAGAATTTCGTCGAGGTCTCAATTCCAACACAACAGAAGTTTTTGATTTATTCACCAATCCTGAAACCGGAATCCTGCCAAACCTTGCTGAACAGTTAGAGATTATTTTGAGGGATGAGTTGGGCGAATTGGCGTTTGAAGAAACTGAAGTCAAGGTCGAGTCCAATTCACCCAGATTTCTGGCGGAAAAGTTTCGGAAATTAACTGAAAACACAAACCTGGGAAGCACAGTGCAAACCTTAATTACAGTGGTGTGA
- the aroE gene encoding shikimate dehydrogenase translates to MICIPIVGSSMSKALEQVASASSLADILELRLDLIENPDLKVLLDSVSLPVIVTNRSKLDGGQFKGPDEDRVRSLREALDAGADFVDIEVSTPREYLQPFLEEGDPSRTIISYHDFSHTPEDFNPLYETMCELPGEIVKIVTYARDISDNLKMFELLKRAKRENKKLIGLCMGDLGEISRVLSPLFGGFLTFGSLETGQESAPGQIPAKTLKEIYRVNAERSEFSIYGVIGNPVSKSMGYLVHNHAFLEKSSPDIYVSFLVDNVEKFFNNFKHFFNGLSVTMPAKEDIMPLLDRVDETARKIGAVNTVVKERSDWVGYNTDCSGAISALEACTSLNGKNVLILGSGGTAKAIGYGVKEKGGKLTITYNKNKERGESLANELGCELVHARDAGTRPIDVLINCSPVGMNPNVNETPFMARDLKEGMVVFDSVYNPLETRLLREAKSVGCKVIPGYELFVNQAARQFELWTGQAAPVDVMREVLLKKLEGE, encoded by the coding sequence ATGATTTGTATCCCCATTGTTGGCTCGTCTATGTCCAAAGCCCTGGAGCAGGTAGCTTCAGCTTCATCTCTTGCCGATATTCTGGAGTTGAGACTGGATTTGATAGAGAACCCCGATCTTAAAGTGTTGCTTGACTCGGTAAGCTTGCCAGTTATTGTCACCAATCGCTCAAAACTTGATGGAGGCCAATTTAAAGGGCCGGATGAAGACCGAGTGCGGTCTCTTCGAGAAGCGCTTGATGCTGGTGCAGATTTTGTAGATATTGAGGTCTCTACTCCCAGAGAATATTTACAACCTTTTCTTGAAGAAGGAGACCCTTCGCGAACCATTATTTCGTATCACGACTTCTCGCACACCCCGGAAGATTTTAATCCTCTTTATGAAACCATGTGCGAGTTGCCAGGGGAAATTGTCAAGATCGTCACTTATGCCCGGGACATAAGTGATAACCTTAAAATGTTTGAATTGCTTAAGCGCGCCAAAAGAGAGAATAAAAAGTTGATAGGTCTCTGCATGGGAGATCTCGGAGAGATAAGCCGGGTTCTATCCCCATTGTTTGGCGGGTTCCTGACCTTTGGCAGTCTTGAAACGGGACAGGAAAGTGCTCCGGGGCAGATTCCAGCAAAAACTCTCAAGGAAATTTACCGGGTTAATGCCGAGCGTTCTGAGTTTAGTATTTATGGAGTGATCGGCAACCCTGTTTCTAAAAGCATGGGGTACCTGGTGCATAACCATGCTTTTCTGGAAAAGTCATCCCCCGATATCTACGTTTCATTCCTGGTCGATAATGTAGAAAAGTTTTTTAATAATTTTAAACATTTCTTTAACGGGTTGAGTGTAACAATGCCTGCTAAAGAAGATATTATGCCTTTGCTCGATAGAGTTGATGAAACGGCCCGGAAAATCGGCGCGGTCAATACAGTGGTGAAAGAAAGATCGGACTGGGTAGGCTATAACACAGATTGTTCAGGTGCGATTTCCGCCCTGGAAGCATGCACATCTTTAAATGGGAAAAATGTGCTGATACTTGGTTCGGGTGGAACCGCCAAGGCCATTGGGTATGGTGTGAAAGAAAAAGGCGGTAAACTGACTATCACCTATAATAAAAACAAAGAACGTGGTGAGAGCCTGGCAAATGAACTGGGTTGTGAACTGGTGCATGCGCGAGATGCGGGAACCCGCCCGATAGATGTATTGATCAATTGTTCACCGGTTGGCATGAACCCGAACGTTAACGAAACACCGTTTATGGCAAGAGACTTGAAAGAGGGGATGGTGGTGTTCGACTCGGTTTACAACCCTTTGGAGACTCGGCTTTTGCGCGAGGCAAAATCTGTCGGCTGCAAAGTCATCCCCGGTTATGAACTGTTTGTCAACCAGGCCGCTCGCCAGTTCGAGCTTTGGACGGGCCAGGCTGCCCCTGTGGATGTCATGCGTGAAGTATTGCTGAAAAAACTGGAGGGGGAATAG
- the rpsU gene encoding 30S ribosomal protein S21, with protein MQITVIENQLERALKGLKRRLNKEGLFRELKRRRFYVKPSAKKKLKIKEALKKRKAAKRRARNIWS; from the coding sequence TTGCAAATCACCGTTATTGAAAACCAATTAGAAAGAGCATTAAAAGGATTAAAGCGCAGGTTAAATAAAGAAGGGCTTTTTCGAGAACTTAAACGGAGGAGGTTTTACGTAAAACCTTCAGCAAAAAAGAAACTGAAAATAAAAGAAGCCCTCAAAAAAAGAAAAGCTGCGAAACGAAGGGCTAGAAATATTTGGTCTTGA
- a CDS encoding cold-shock protein: MSVGKVKWFNESKGYGFIESESGKDLFVHFSEIQGDGFKTLTEGQSVEFEESMGQKGPQATKVLAK; encoded by the coding sequence ATGTCAGTAGGAAAAGTAAAATGGTTTAATGAGAGTAAGGGGTATGGGTTCATAGAGTCTGAAAGCGGCAAAGATCTTTTTGTTCATTTCTCGGAAATTCAGGGAGATGGATTTAAGACTTTGACAGAAGGCCAGTCGGTCGAGTTCGAAGAAAGTATGGGGCAGAAAGGTCCCCAGGCCACCAAAGTTCTTGCAAAATAA
- a CDS encoding rhodanese: MVHQLQPIELKQKLENGEDIFLLDVREPWEFSLAAIDGSENFPLAEVIDRQQEFVFEEEIVVICHHGERSQIAASELIQCGFKTVHNLVGGIDAWSQIVDPSVPRYRSSG; the protein is encoded by the coding sequence ATGGTCCATCAACTGCAACCGATCGAGTTAAAACAAAAACTTGAAAACGGGGAAGATATTTTTCTGCTTGATGTGAGAGAGCCCTGGGAGTTTTCACTTGCCGCTATTGATGGATCGGAAAATTTTCCTCTCGCCGAGGTCATTGACCGTCAACAGGAATTTGTTTTTGAAGAAGAGATTGTGGTGATCTGCCATCATGGAGAACGTTCGCAAATAGCAGCCAGTGAGTTGATCCAATGCGGATTCAAAACCGTCCACAATCTGGTGGGTGGAATCGATGCCTGGTCACAAATCGTAGACCCGTCCGTTCCACGTTATCGCTCTTCAGGCTAA